Proteins encoded within one genomic window of Rhipicephalus microplus isolate Deutch F79 unplaced genomic scaffold, USDA_Rmic scaffold_16, whole genome shotgun sequence:
- the LOC142784988 gene encoding uncharacterized protein LOC142784988 produces MPLYGRLEPFQGDGSAWPVYEEQVGVFFRANDTPVEKQRDIFLASCGTRVFGLLLDLLQPATLHDKSLGELLATLRSHFRLAPSTLMERFRFNNRSHRDGETLGQFVAALRGLASGCTFGEQLDSLLRDRFVCGINDPAMQTRLLELPGPSLDDAVKAALAMEAAAKDASELARAARSPSTEAR; encoded by the coding sequence ATGCCGCTCTACGGGAGGCTCGAGCCGTTCCAGGGTGATGGGTCCGCCTGGCCAGTCTACGAGGAACAGGTCGGCGTGTTTTTTCGGGCGAACGACACCCCCGTGGAAAAACAGCGTGATATCTTCCTGGCGAGCTGCGGGACCCGCGTCTTCGGGCTCCTGCTCGACCTGCTCCAACCAGCCACGCTGCATGACAAGTCGCTAGGTGAGCTCCTCGCGACGCTACGCTCGCACTTCCGCCTGGCCCCGTCGACGTTAATGGAGCGCTTTCGCTTCAACAACCGGAGCCACCGAGACGGAGAGACGCTCGGGCAGTTCGTCGCAGCACTGCGAGGATTAGCGAGTGGCTGCACTTTCGGGGAGCAGCTCGACTCGCTGCTCCGGGACCGTTTCGTCTGCGGCATCAACGACCCCGCCATGCAGACGCGACTCCTGGAGCTTCCCGGCCCCTCGCTTGACGACGCGGTAAAGGCAGCACTGGCGATGGAAGCTGCGGCCAAGGACGCGAGCGAGCTAGCACGTGCGGCCCGCTCACCATCGACGGAAGCGCGGTGA